The following coding sequences lie in one Rutidosis leptorrhynchoides isolate AG116_Rl617_1_P2 chromosome 4, CSIRO_AGI_Rlap_v1, whole genome shotgun sequence genomic window:
- the LOC139844813 gene encoding peptidyl-prolyl cis-trans isomerase CYP18-1 isoform X1 codes for MSVTLHTNLGDIKCEIACDEVPKASENFLALCASGYYDGTIFHRNIKGFMIQGGDPTGTGKGGTSIWGRKFNDEIRDSLRHNARGMLSMANSGPNTNGSQFFITYAKQPHLNGLYTIFGKVIHGFEVLDLMEKTPTGAGDRPLAEIRINRITIHANPLAG; via the exons ATG TCAGTTACGCTTCATACTAATCTTGGTGACATCAAGTGTGAGATTGCCTGTGATGAAGTACCTAAAGCATCAGAG AATTTTCTCGCATTATGTGCAAGTGGATATTATGATGGCACCATTTTTCACAGAAACATAAAGGGATTTATGATTCAAGGCGGTGATCCCACAGGAACCGGTAAAGGCGGTACAAGTATTTGGGGCAGAAAGTTTAATGACGAGATACGAGACTCCCTTAGG CATAATGCCAGAGGTATGCTGTCAATGGCAAACAGTGGGCCCAACACAAATGGGAGCCAGTTCTTCATCACTTACGCCAAACAACCCCATCTCAATGGACTATATACTATTTTTGGCAAAGTGATTCATGGTTTTGAAGTTCTTGATCTCATGGAAAAG ACTCCAACAGGAGCTGGGGACCGGCCACTGGCGGAGATCAGGATTAATCGTATAACCATTCATGCTAACCCTCTTGCAGGCTAG
- the LOC139844813 gene encoding peptidyl-prolyl cis-trans isomerase CYP18-1 isoform X2 — protein sequence MSVTLHTNLGDIKCEIACDEVPKASENFLALCASGYYDGTIFHRNIKGFMIQGGDPTGTGKGGTSIWGRKFNDEIRDSLRHNARGMLSMANSGPNTNGSQFFITYAKQPHLNGLYTIFGKVIHGFEVLDLMEKTPTGAGDRPLAEIRINRITIHANPLAG from the exons TCAGTTACGCTTCATACTAATCTTGGTGACATCAAGTGTGAGATTGCCTGTGATGAAGTACCTAAAGCATCAGAG AATTTTCTCGCATTATGTGCAAGTGGATATTATGATGGCACCATTTTTCACAGAAACATAAAGGGATTTATGATTCAAGGCGGTGATCCCACAGGAACCGGTAAAGGCGGTACAAGTATTTGGGGCAGAAAGTTTAATGACGAGATACGAGACTCCCTTAGG CATAATGCCAGAGGTATGCTGTCAATGGCAAACAGTGGGCCCAACACAAATGGGAGCCAGTTCTTCATCACTTACGCCAAACAACCCCATCTCAATGGACTATATACTATTTTTGGCAAAGTGATTCATGGTTTTGAAGTTCTTGATCTCATGGAAAAG ACTCCAACAGGAGCTGGGGACCGGCCACTGGCGGAGATCAGGATTAATCGTATAACCATTCATGCTAACCCTCTTGCAGGCTAG